The following are from one region of the Moritella sp. 24 genome:
- a CDS encoding glutathione S-transferase, which yields MRPTRPAIFYSFRRCPYAMRARLAIHYSQVEVELREVVLKDKPTSLLAYSPKGTVPVLVTHDKKVIDESRDIMQWALLQSDSNNWLRTEQPHLQKQISLLIDENDNEFKAILDKYKYADRHPEYTEAEYREQGNRFLNQLELLLSLHDNLIDDKVSLADIAIFPFIRQFASVDKAWFEQSPYPKLREWLTRYTNSALFIDIMYKYPQWSAGDKAVYFAKVS from the coding sequence ATGCGACCTACTCGTCCTGCTATTTTTTATTCATTTCGTCGTTGCCCATATGCAATGAGAGCTCGACTTGCGATTCACTATAGCCAAGTTGAAGTAGAACTAAGAGAAGTAGTATTAAAAGATAAGCCAACAAGCTTACTCGCTTATTCACCAAAAGGGACTGTGCCTGTTCTTGTGACGCACGATAAAAAGGTAATAGATGAGAGTCGAGACATAATGCAGTGGGCTTTATTACAAAGTGACTCTAATAATTGGTTACGTACTGAACAACCGCATTTACAGAAGCAAATCAGTTTATTGATTGATGAAAATGATAACGAATTTAAAGCTATTTTAGACAAATATAAATATGCGGATCGTCACCCAGAATATACCGAAGCAGAATATCGTGAACAGGGTAATCGCTTTCTTAACCAATTAGAGTTGCTGCTTAGTTTGCACGACAATCTCATTGATGACAAAGTGAGCCTCGCTGATATTGCTATTTTCCCTTTTATCCGTCAATTCGCGAGTGTTGATAAAGCTTGGTTTGAACAATCGCCTTACCCTAAATTACGCGAGTGGTTAACACGCTATACGAACTCAGCCTTGTTTATCGATATCATGTACAAATACCCACAGTGGTCAGCTGGTGATAAAGCGGTTTACTTCGCAAAAGTAAGTTAA
- a CDS encoding type II secretion system protein, which translates to MNGKMGFSLLELTFVIVILSILAMFAIPEYTKTHREAKIAVLNDMRGKLTNAVDNLKTASNIDSRRETLANGLVFVQYDSKKSYRVSGQTLYPTEICHILGLRSRALLEGIEVDSTDGNYTCKNVNKSYSWIKMNKLESTECTLSYRVRYNEDIITSADIKLVGECLE; encoded by the coding sequence ATGAATGGAAAAATGGGTTTTTCATTGCTGGAATTAACATTCGTCATTGTGATTCTTTCAATACTCGCTATGTTTGCTATACCGGAATATACCAAGACGCATCGTGAAGCTAAAATTGCGGTGCTTAATGATATGCGCGGTAAGTTAACGAATGCGGTAGATAACTTGAAAACAGCATCTAATATAGACTCTAGAAGAGAAACTCTCGCTAACGGGCTTGTCTTTGTCCAATACGACTCGAAAAAAAGCTACCGCGTGTCAGGGCAAACACTTTATCCAACAGAAATATGCCATATTTTAGGGTTGAGAAGTCGCGCGCTGCTCGAAGGTATTGAAGTGGATTCTACTGATGGTAATTATACCTGTAAGAATGTAAACAAGAGTTATTCGTGGATTAAAATGAACAAGCTGGAATCGACTGAATGTACGCTATCTTATAGGGTTCGATATAATGAAGATATTATTACATCAGCGGATATTAAACTTGTTGGTGAGTGTTTGGAATAG